One genomic window of Panicum hallii strain FIL2 chromosome 6, PHallii_v3.1, whole genome shotgun sequence includes the following:
- the LOC112897448 gene encoding acyl-[acyl-carrier-protein] desaturase 7, chloroplastic-like isoform X1 translates to MASSTPAVLATPGHGVPCRPNNANKNCSSSSKLPSPATRIDSAAFFRRRIIINWRCRSSSTASMGAMAGVVVRRDDKDELEEEWVGHLAPEKLEVLDHLEPWAEAHVLPLLRPAEVAWQPSDLLPDPAALGDDGFHAACRELRARAAGVPDDHLVCLVGNMITEEALPTYQSVPNRFEGVRDLTGADGTAWARWIRGWSAEENRHGDVLSRYMYLSGRVDMRQVDRTVHRLIASGMAMNAARSPYHGFIYVAFQERATAVSHGNTARHVGAHGDDVLARVCGAIMADEKRHEAAYTRIVGKLFEADPDAAVRALGYMMRRRITMPAALMTDGRDDDLYAHYAAAAQQTGVYTASDYRGILEHMIRQWGVEELAAGLSGEGRRARDYVCGLPQKIRRMEEKAHDRAAQARKKPTPIPFSWIFDRPVSVVLP, encoded by the exons ATGGCATCATCAACACCAGCAGTTCTTGCTACGCCTGGACATGGAGTACCATGCAGACCAAATAATGCTAACAAgaactgctcctcctcctccaaacTCCCATCACCGGCAACACGAATCGACTCTGCCGCCTTCTTCCGACGACGGATCATCATCAACTG GAGGTGCAGGAGCAGTAGTACTGCGAGCATGGGGGCCATGGCGGGCGTCGTCGTCAGGCGGGACGACAAGGACGAGCTGGAGGAGGAATGGGTGGGGCACCTGGCTccggagaagctggaggtgctGGATCACCTGGAGCCGTGGGCGGAGGCGCACGTGCTGCCGCTGCTGAGGCCGGCGGAGGTGGCGTGGCAGCCGTCGGACCTGCTCCCGGAcccggcggcgctgggcgaCGACGGCTTCCACGCGGCGTGCCGCGAGCTCcgcgcgcgggcggccggcGTGCCCGACGACCACCTGGTGTGCCTCGTCGGCAACATGATCACGGAGGAGGCGCTGCCCACGTACCAGAGCGTGCCCAACCGCTTCGAGGGCGTGCGCGACCTCACCGGCGCCGACGGCACCGCCTGGGCGCGCTGGATCCGCGGCTGGTCCGCCGAGGAGAACCGCCACGGCGACGTGCTCAGCCGCTACATGTACCTCTCCGGCCGCGTCGACATGCGGCAGGTGGACCGCACCGTGCACCGCCTCATCGCCTCCGGGATGGCCATGAACGCCGCCCGGAGCCCCTACCACGGCTTCATCTACGTCGCCTTCCAGGAgcgcgccaccgccgtctcGCACGGCAACACGGCGCGCCACGTCGGCGCGCACGGCGACGACGTGCTCGCCCGCGTCTGCGGCGCCATCATGGCCGACGAGAAGCGCCACGAGGCCGCCTACACCCGCATCGTCGGAAAGCTCTTCGAGGCCGACCCCGACGCCGCCGTGCGCGCGCTGGGGTACATGATGCGCCGCCGGATCACCATGCCCGCCGCGCTCATGACCGACGGCCGCGACGACGACCTCTACGCCcactacgccgccgccgcgcagcaGACCGGCGTGTACACGGCCTCCGACTACCGAGGCATCCTGGAGCACATGATACGGCAGTGGGGCGTGGAGGAGCTCGCGGCGGGGCtctccggcgaggggcggcgcgcgcgggacTACGTGTGCGGGCTGCCGCAGAAGATCCGGAGGATGGAGGAGAAGGCCCACGACAGGGCGGCCCAGGCTCGAAAGAAGCCCACGCCTATCCCGTTCAGCTGGATCTTCGACAGGCCCGTCagtgtcgtgctgccatga
- the LOC112897448 gene encoding acyl-[acyl-carrier-protein] desaturase 7, chloroplastic-like isoform X2, giving the protein MASSTPAVLATPGHGVPCRPNNANKNCSSSSKLPSPATRIDSAAFFRRRIIINWSSSTASMGAMAGVVVRRDDKDELEEEWVGHLAPEKLEVLDHLEPWAEAHVLPLLRPAEVAWQPSDLLPDPAALGDDGFHAACRELRARAAGVPDDHLVCLVGNMITEEALPTYQSVPNRFEGVRDLTGADGTAWARWIRGWSAEENRHGDVLSRYMYLSGRVDMRQVDRTVHRLIASGMAMNAARSPYHGFIYVAFQERATAVSHGNTARHVGAHGDDVLARVCGAIMADEKRHEAAYTRIVGKLFEADPDAAVRALGYMMRRRITMPAALMTDGRDDDLYAHYAAAAQQTGVYTASDYRGILEHMIRQWGVEELAAGLSGEGRRARDYVCGLPQKIRRMEEKAHDRAAQARKKPTPIPFSWIFDRPVSVVLP; this is encoded by the exons ATGGCATCATCAACACCAGCAGTTCTTGCTACGCCTGGACATGGAGTACCATGCAGACCAAATAATGCTAACAAgaactgctcctcctcctccaaacTCCCATCACCGGCAACACGAATCGACTCTGCCGCCTTCTTCCGACGACGGATCATCATCAACTG GAGCAGTAGTACTGCGAGCATGGGGGCCATGGCGGGCGTCGTCGTCAGGCGGGACGACAAGGACGAGCTGGAGGAGGAATGGGTGGGGCACCTGGCTccggagaagctggaggtgctGGATCACCTGGAGCCGTGGGCGGAGGCGCACGTGCTGCCGCTGCTGAGGCCGGCGGAGGTGGCGTGGCAGCCGTCGGACCTGCTCCCGGAcccggcggcgctgggcgaCGACGGCTTCCACGCGGCGTGCCGCGAGCTCcgcgcgcgggcggccggcGTGCCCGACGACCACCTGGTGTGCCTCGTCGGCAACATGATCACGGAGGAGGCGCTGCCCACGTACCAGAGCGTGCCCAACCGCTTCGAGGGCGTGCGCGACCTCACCGGCGCCGACGGCACCGCCTGGGCGCGCTGGATCCGCGGCTGGTCCGCCGAGGAGAACCGCCACGGCGACGTGCTCAGCCGCTACATGTACCTCTCCGGCCGCGTCGACATGCGGCAGGTGGACCGCACCGTGCACCGCCTCATCGCCTCCGGGATGGCCATGAACGCCGCCCGGAGCCCCTACCACGGCTTCATCTACGTCGCCTTCCAGGAgcgcgccaccgccgtctcGCACGGCAACACGGCGCGCCACGTCGGCGCGCACGGCGACGACGTGCTCGCCCGCGTCTGCGGCGCCATCATGGCCGACGAGAAGCGCCACGAGGCCGCCTACACCCGCATCGTCGGAAAGCTCTTCGAGGCCGACCCCGACGCCGCCGTGCGCGCGCTGGGGTACATGATGCGCCGCCGGATCACCATGCCCGCCGCGCTCATGACCGACGGCCGCGACGACGACCTCTACGCCcactacgccgccgccgcgcagcaGACCGGCGTGTACACGGCCTCCGACTACCGAGGCATCCTGGAGCACATGATACGGCAGTGGGGCGTGGAGGAGCTCGCGGCGGGGCtctccggcgaggggcggcgcgcgcgggacTACGTGTGCGGGCTGCCGCAGAAGATCCGGAGGATGGAGGAGAAGGCCCACGACAGGGCGGCCCAGGCTCGAAAGAAGCCCACGCCTATCCCGTTCAGCTGGATCTTCGACAGGCCCGTCagtgtcgtgctgccatga
- the LOC112897188 gene encoding obg-like ATPase 1, translating into MPPKAKKDAAPAERPILGRFSSHLKIGIVGLPNVGKSTFFNIVTKLAIPAENFPFCTIEPNEARVNVPDERFDWLCQLYKPKSEVPAYLEITDIAGLIRGAHAGDGLGNAFLSHIRAVDGIFHVLRAFEDSEITHVDDTVDPVRDLETISEELRLKDIDFMNKKIEDLEKSMKRSNDKQLKIEHELCERVIKHLQDGKDVRLGDWKAADIEILNTFQLLTAKPVVYLVNMSEKDFQRKKNKFLPKIHAWVQEHGGETILPFSCAFEQKLVDMPEDEAAKYCAENQLTSMIPKIIKTGFAAIHLIYFFTAGPDEVKCWQIRRQTKAPQAAGAIHTDFERGFICAEVMKFDDLKELGSEPAVKAAGKYKQEGKTYVVQDGDIIFFKFNVSGGGKK; encoded by the exons ATGCCTCCCAAGGCGAAGAAGGACGCCGCGCCGGCCGAGCGCCCCATCCTCGGCCGCTTCTCCTCCCACCTCAAGATCGGGATC GTTGGGTTGCCAAATGTTGGCAAATCAACTTTCTTCAACATAGTAACAAAGCTCGCAATACCAGCTGAGAACTTCCCTTTCTGTACCATTGAACCAAATGAGGCACGTGTGAATGTTCCAGATGAGCGATTTGACTGGCTTTGCCAACTTTACAAGCCAAAGAGTGAG GTGCCTGCATATCTGGAAATAACTGACATAGCTGGGCTTATTAGAGGTGCTCATGCAGGGGATGGTCTGGGCAATGCGTTCCTGTCCCATATACGTGCTGTTGATGGAATCTTTCATGTCTTGA GGGCATTTGAAGACTCGGAAATTACTCATGTTGATGATACAGTAGATCCTGTTAGAGATTTGGAAACTATTAGTGAAGAGCTCAGACTAAAG GATATAGATTTCATGAATAAGAAAATTGAGGACCTTGAGAAGTCAATGAAGAGGAGCAATGATAAGCAGCTCAAAATTGAACATGAATTATGTGAGAGG GTCATAAAACATCTCCAGGATGGGAAAGATGTCCGCTTAGGTGATTGGAAAGCTGCTGACATTGAGATCTTGAATACCTTCCAGCTACTTACCGCAAAGCCAGTTGTCTACTTG GTGAATATGAGTGAGAAGGACTTCCAGAGGAAAAAGAACAAGTTTCTACCCAAGATACACGCTTG GGTGCAGGAACATGGTGGTGAAACCATACTTCCTTTCAGCTGTGCTTTTGAACAGAAACTAGTGGATATGCCAGAAGATGAAGCTGCTAAATATTGTGCTGAAAACCAGTTAACAAG CATGATCCCAAAAATTATCAAGACTGGTTTTGCAGCAATTCATCTGATATACTTTTTCACTGCTGGTCCTGATGAG GTCAAGTGTTGGCAGATCAGACGTCAAACCAAGGCCCCTCAAGCTGCTGGTGCAATTCACACCGATTTCGAAAGGGGCTTCATATGTGCTGAG GTAATGAAGTTTGATGATCTGAAAGAATTGGGCAGTGAACCTGCTGTCAAG GCTGCTGGAAAATACAAGCAGGAGGGGAAGACTTACGTGGTGCAGGACGGGGACATTATCTTCTTCAAGTTCAACGTGTCTGGTGGCGGGAAGAAGTGA